In one window of Agromyces badenianii DNA:
- a CDS encoding glycoside hydrolase family 15 protein — MGDGLEAGTRHRGGDDVSGGRAPQLQGAVARSPFPPIASFAFLSDCHTGALVAPDGAVGWLCPPRFDAPSVFATILDRQAGYFRFAPFDVNAPSARTYEPGTNVLITTWKTPTGWAEVRDALTVVPRATSDTTTPHTRAPDDADAAHCLVRTVRCFAGHVEMELLCEPVFDYGRVDAVWEAADEHSATASGAGSSLRLRSDLRLGIQGGHVRARHTLHAGEQAFCSLSWADDLDGPASVEEASDDLDSTAAFWRDWLSDATIPDHPWREALERSALTIKGLTYMPTGATVAALTTSLPETPGGERNWDYRYTWIRDSSFTVQALHYLDLDWEADEFVEFLSGLETNDDGSLQIMYGIDGRRDLTEHALDHLTGYRGSRPVRTGNGAFAQRQNDLYGAVLDAILMHSRRSQRVPRSLWPLIRSQAESASVAWREPDQGIWEARGEPQHYVSSKIMCWVALDRAAKLGRIVGDAERATEWRSVADEIAADVIGNGLSDRGVLRQHYGTDALDASALLAAIYGFLEPDDERLRATVLAIADELSEDGFALRYRTDETDDGLTGREGTFLICSFWLVSALTIIGEGKRARALMEKLLRIVSPLGLLAEELDTETGQHLGNFPQAFSHLALIEAARRIIMIERLIEFV, encoded by the coding sequence GTGGGTGACGGACTCGAAGCGGGCACCCGACATCGCGGGGGCGACGACGTGAGCGGGGGGCGGGCGCCGCAGCTGCAGGGGGCGGTCGCCCGGTCGCCCTTCCCGCCGATCGCGTCGTTCGCTTTCCTCTCGGACTGCCACACCGGCGCGCTCGTCGCGCCCGACGGTGCGGTCGGCTGGCTCTGCCCGCCGAGGTTCGATGCGCCGAGCGTCTTCGCGACGATCCTCGATCGGCAGGCGGGATACTTCCGCTTCGCGCCGTTCGACGTCAACGCCCCATCGGCCCGCACGTACGAGCCCGGCACCAACGTGCTCATCACCACGTGGAAGACCCCGACGGGCTGGGCCGAGGTGCGTGACGCGCTCACCGTCGTTCCGCGCGCCACCTCTGACACGACCACCCCGCACACCCGGGCGCCCGACGACGCGGATGCCGCGCACTGCCTCGTGCGCACCGTGCGCTGCTTCGCCGGTCATGTGGAGATGGAACTCCTCTGCGAGCCGGTCTTCGACTACGGACGGGTCGACGCCGTCTGGGAGGCCGCCGACGAGCACAGTGCCACGGCGAGCGGTGCCGGCTCGTCGCTGAGGCTTCGCTCCGACCTCCGGCTCGGCATCCAGGGCGGACACGTGCGCGCCCGTCACACGCTGCACGCGGGCGAGCAGGCGTTCTGCTCCTTGTCGTGGGCCGACGACCTCGATGGGCCGGCGAGCGTCGAGGAGGCGAGCGACGACCTCGACTCCACGGCGGCATTCTGGCGCGACTGGCTGAGCGACGCGACGATCCCCGACCACCCGTGGCGCGAAGCGCTCGAGCGTTCGGCCCTGACGATCAAGGGGCTCACGTACATGCCGACGGGCGCGACGGTCGCGGCCCTCACGACGTCGCTGCCCGAGACGCCCGGTGGCGAGCGCAACTGGGACTACCGCTACACCTGGATCCGCGACTCGTCGTTCACCGTGCAGGCGCTGCACTATCTCGACCTCGATTGGGAGGCCGACGAGTTCGTGGAGTTCCTCTCGGGTCTCGAGACGAACGACGACGGCTCGCTGCAGATCATGTACGGCATCGACGGGCGGCGAGACCTCACCGAGCACGCACTCGACCACCTCACGGGTTACCGGGGTTCCCGCCCCGTGCGCACCGGCAACGGCGCGTTCGCGCAACGCCAGAACGACCTGTACGGGGCGGTGCTCGATGCGATCCTCATGCACTCGCGGCGCAGTCAGCGGGTGCCGCGCTCGCTCTGGCCGCTCATCCGCTCGCAGGCGGAGAGCGCCTCGGTGGCCTGGCGTGAGCCCGACCAGGGCATCTGGGAGGCGCGCGGGGAGCCGCAGCACTACGTGTCGTCGAAGATCATGTGCTGGGTCGCGCTCGACCGGGCCGCGAAGCTCGGCCGGATCGTCGGCGATGCCGAACGCGCGACCGAGTGGCGCAGCGTCGCCGACGAGATCGCCGCCGACGTCATCGGCAACGGGCTGAGCGATCGAGGGGTGCTGCGCCAGCACTACGGCACCGACGCCCTCGACGCATCCGCTCTGCTGGCCGCGATCTACGGGTTCCTGGAACCCGACGACGAGCGGCTGCGGGCCACCGTGCTCGCGATCGCCGACGAGCTCAGCGAAGACGGGTTCGCGCTGCGCTACCGCACGGATGAGACCGACGACGGCCTGACCGGTCGCGAAGGCACCTTCCTCATCTGCTCGTTCTGGCTGGTGTCGGCGCTCACGATCATCGGCGAGGGCAAGCGGGCCCGCGCCCTGATGGAGAAGCTGCTGCGCATCGTCTCGCCGCTCGGCCTGCTCGCCGAGGAGCTCGACACCGAGACCGGCCAGCACCTCGGCAACTTTCCGCAGGCGTTCTCGCACCTCGCCCTCATCGAGGCGGCGCGGCGCATCATCATGATCGAGCGGCTGATCGAGTTCGTGTGA
- a CDS encoding NAD-dependent epimerase/dehydratase family protein, which translates to MDILILGGTQWLGRELAREALRRGHAVTSLARGEAGAAAEGSAFVAADRSQPGAYDAVAEREWDAVIDVTRQPGFARRAAAALASRAKHWTFISSCNVYAAQNEPGADESAELMPPLEDDESTAETYGEAKSAIEQTYRDALGDRLLVIRPGLITGPGDASGRGGYWVARAARSDDPMLVPDTLDNAVQAIHVDDLVAFTLDSIERRLTGAFNTVGERTTFGDWIERSRAIAGHQGEVVAVSPRWLADQGVAEWSGPESLPLWIIDPEWKAFLDRSNAAAIAAGLRLRPLDALLGELLEWERGEGLDRERGAGLSAARERELLAALRG; encoded by the coding sequence ATGGACATCTTGATCCTCGGTGGAACCCAGTGGCTCGGTCGCGAACTCGCGAGGGAGGCGCTGCGCCGCGGGCACGCGGTGACCTCGCTCGCGAGAGGCGAGGCGGGCGCGGCCGCCGAGGGGTCGGCGTTCGTCGCGGCCGACCGCTCGCAGCCCGGCGCCTACGATGCCGTCGCCGAACGCGAGTGGGATGCCGTCATCGACGTCACCCGCCAGCCCGGCTTCGCCCGCCGTGCGGCCGCCGCGCTCGCGTCCCGGGCGAAGCACTGGACCTTCATCTCCTCGTGCAACGTCTACGCGGCGCAGAACGAACCGGGCGCCGACGAGTCGGCCGAGCTCATGCCGCCGCTCGAAGACGACGAGTCGACCGCCGAGACCTACGGCGAGGCGAAGTCCGCCATCGAGCAGACATACCGCGATGCGCTCGGCGACCGGCTACTCGTGATCCGGCCGGGGCTCATCACCGGGCCCGGCGACGCCTCGGGGCGCGGCGGCTACTGGGTGGCGCGCGCGGCGCGCAGCGACGATCCGATGCTCGTCCCCGACACCCTCGACAACGCGGTGCAGGCGATCCACGTCGACGATCTCGTGGCGTTCACGCTCGACTCGATCGAGCGGCGGCTGACCGGCGCCTTCAACACGGTCGGCGAACGCACGACGTTCGGCGACTGGATCGAGCGGTCCCGGGCGATCGCCGGGCACCAGGGCGAGGTCGTCGCGGTCTCGCCCAGGTGGCTCGCCGATCAGGGCGTCGCCGAGTGGTCGGGCCCCGAGTCGCTGCCGCTCTGGATCATCGACCCCGAGTGGAAGGCGTTCCTCGATCGCTCGAACGCCGCGGCGATCGCGGCGGGTCTCCGGCTCCGGCCGCTCGACGCGCTGCTCGGCGAACTGCTCGAGTGGGAGCGCGGCGAGGGGCTCGACCGTGAGCGCGGCGCGGGCCTGAGCGCCGCGCGCGAGCGCGAGCTCCTCGCCGCACTCCGCGGCTGA
- a CDS encoding RNA polymerase sigma factor — translation MSETDAPGTAGAANDAADRARRAVAAVWRIESARIVATLTRFVGDVGQAEDLAQEALVEALRQWPAEGVPNNLGAWLTAVAKRRAIDGWRRRERLDERYAAMARDLERDGAEASDTFWDPDTIDDDILRLIFVSCHPVLSREAQIALTLRIVGGLSSDEIARAFLVPTATIQQRIVRAKKTLAAAKVPFEVPEPNEYAERLGSVLSVLYLIFNEGYLPATGEAWVRPDVSAEALRLARMVAGLMPREAEAQSLVALMEFTASRFAARTARDGTPIPLDEQDRSRWDHSQIARGRDALARADRLGRGRAAYGLQAAIAECHAVAASVDDTDWARIVVLYEALGRLAPSPVVELNRAVAVAMSTGPASALRIVDELVAGGRLAGFAPLPAVRGELLRRLGRTSEARAELEAAARLTGNERERASLLAKIAELPPATR, via the coding sequence ATGAGCGAGACGGATGCCCCGGGCACGGCCGGAGCGGCGAACGACGCCGCCGACCGTGCCCGGCGCGCCGTCGCCGCCGTCTGGCGCATCGAATCGGCGCGCATCGTCGCGACCCTCACGCGTTTCGTCGGCGACGTCGGCCAGGCGGAGGACCTCGCGCAGGAAGCGCTCGTCGAAGCCCTGCGGCAGTGGCCGGCCGAGGGTGTGCCGAACAACCTGGGCGCGTGGCTCACCGCGGTCGCCAAGCGCCGGGCGATCGACGGCTGGCGCCGCCGCGAGCGCCTCGACGAGCGGTACGCGGCCATGGCGCGCGATCTCGAGCGCGACGGCGCCGAGGCATCCGACACCTTCTGGGACCCCGACACCATCGACGACGACATCCTGCGGCTCATCTTCGTGTCGTGCCATCCCGTGCTCTCCCGCGAGGCGCAGATCGCCCTGACGCTGCGCATCGTCGGCGGCCTCTCGAGCGACGAGATCGCGCGGGCGTTCCTCGTGCCGACGGCCACGATCCAGCAGCGCATCGTGCGCGCGAAGAAGACCCTCGCCGCGGCGAAGGTGCCGTTCGAGGTGCCCGAGCCGAACGAGTACGCCGAGCGCCTCGGTTCGGTGCTCTCGGTGCTCTACCTCATCTTCAACGAGGGCTACCTGCCCGCGACGGGCGAGGCCTGGGTGCGACCGGATGTCTCGGCCGAGGCCCTCAGGCTCGCCCGCATGGTCGCCGGGCTCATGCCCCGCGAAGCCGAGGCGCAGTCGCTCGTCGCGCTGATGGAGTTCACCGCCTCGCGCTTCGCGGCGCGCACGGCCCGCGACGGCACGCCGATCCCCCTCGACGAGCAGGACCGCTCGCGCTGGGACCACTCGCAGATCGCGCGCGGCCGCGATGCTCTCGCCCGCGCCGACCGCCTCGGCCGCGGCCGCGCGGCCTATGGCCTGCAGGCGGCGATCGCCGAGTGCCACGCGGTCGCGGCATCCGTCGACGACACCGACTGGGCGCGCATCGTCGTGCTCTACGAGGCGCTCGGGCGCCTCGCCCCGTCGCCGGTCGTCGAGCTGAACCGCGCCGTCGCGGTCGCGATGTCGACCGGGCCGGCGTCGGCGCTGCGCATCGTCGACGAGCTCGTCGCCGGGGGCAGGCTCGCGGGCTTCGCGCCGCTGCCGGCCGTGCGCGGGGAGCTCCTGCGCCGACTCGGCCGCACCAGCGAGGCCCGGGCCGAACTCGAGGCCGCCGCGCGGCTCACCGGCAACGAGCGCGAGCGTGCGTCACTGCTCGCGAAGATCGCCGAGCTGCCGCCCGCGACGCGGTAG
- a CDS encoding copper-translocating P-type ATPase yields MSTTHDGRHEHEAHAVHAVHQHDAAGHDAHDNAGHAGHAGHAGHDPHAGHDMSGHGGHGDHVGQFRRLFWIMLVIAIPTIAFSPMFASILGYPLPDNAVLPWISPVLGTVMYVWGGKPFLTGAWSELKARTPGMMLLIGLAITVAYFASLGASLGLLSHHLDFWWELALLIVIMLLGHWIEMRSIMQASSALDALAALLPDEAERVMDAAGAATSTETVSPSELVVGDVVIVRPGGRVPADGEVIDGTAAMDESMITGESVTVARGPGDHVVAGTVATDTAIRVRVGAVGDDTALAGIQRLVAQAQASSSRAQRLADRAAGWLFWFALGAAVLTAIAWTLLGDPDDAVIRTITVLVIACPHALGLAIPLVVSIATERAAKGGVLVTDRLALETMRTVGAVLFDKTGTLTKGEPAVTDAAAAPGHDLDEVLVLAASAEGDSEHPLAKAIVAEAAHRGLAARAARGFEASAAIGVRATVDGRAVQVGGPGMLERDGLPPLEASIAWAEAGSTVLHVLVDGEVAGAIALADEVRPESKEAVDALHALGVQVVMITGDAEPVARTVAAQLGIDRVYAGVRPEDKAAKVQELQHEGLSVAMVGDGVNDAPALAQADVGIAIGAGTDVAIASAGVILASSDPRSVVSVIELSRASYRKMSQNLWWAAGYNLISVPLAAGVLAPIGFVLPMSVGAILMSLSTVIVAANAQLLRRLDLRPEASTRAVLERVR; encoded by the coding sequence ATGAGCACGACTCACGACGGACGACACGAGCACGAGGCGCACGCCGTGCACGCCGTGCATCAGCACGATGCCGCCGGCCACGACGCGCACGACAACGCCGGCCACGCCGGCCACGCCGGCCACGCCGGTCACGATCCGCATGCCGGCCACGACATGAGCGGCCACGGCGGCCACGGAGACCACGTCGGCCAGTTCCGGCGGCTCTTCTGGATCATGCTCGTCATCGCGATCCCGACGATCGCCTTCAGCCCGATGTTCGCGTCGATCCTCGGCTACCCGCTGCCCGACAACGCGGTGCTCCCGTGGATCTCACCGGTGCTCGGCACCGTCATGTACGTCTGGGGCGGCAAGCCCTTCCTCACCGGCGCCTGGTCGGAGCTGAAGGCCCGCACGCCCGGCATGATGCTGCTGATCGGCCTCGCGATCACGGTCGCCTACTTCGCCTCGCTCGGTGCGAGCCTCGGCCTGCTCAGCCACCACCTCGACTTCTGGTGGGAGCTCGCCCTCCTCATCGTCATCATGCTGCTCGGCCACTGGATCGAGATGCGCTCGATCATGCAGGCCTCGAGCGCTCTCGACGCCCTCGCGGCCCTGCTGCCCGATGAGGCCGAGCGGGTGATGGATGCCGCGGGCGCAGCCACCTCGACCGAGACGGTCTCCCCCTCCGAACTCGTGGTCGGCGACGTCGTCATCGTGCGCCCCGGCGGGCGCGTCCCGGCCGACGGCGAGGTGATCGACGGCACCGCCGCGATGGACGAGTCGATGATCACCGGCGAATCCGTCACGGTCGCCCGCGGCCCGGGCGACCACGTCGTCGCCGGCACGGTCGCCACCGACACGGCGATCCGGGTGCGGGTCGGCGCCGTGGGCGACGACACGGCACTCGCCGGCATCCAGCGACTCGTCGCGCAGGCTCAGGCGTCGAGTTCCCGCGCCCAGCGCCTCGCCGACCGGGCGGCGGGATGGCTGTTCTGGTTCGCGCTCGGCGCCGCGGTGCTCACCGCGATCGCCTGGACCCTGCTCGGCGACCCCGACGACGCCGTGATCCGCACCATCACCGTGCTCGTGATCGCCTGCCCCCACGCGCTCGGCCTCGCCATCCCGCTCGTCGTCTCGATCGCGACCGAGCGCGCGGCGAAGGGCGGCGTGCTCGTCACCGACCGGCTCGCGCTCGAGACCATGCGCACGGTCGGCGCGGTGCTCTTCGACAAGACCGGCACCCTCACGAAGGGCGAGCCCGCGGTGACGGATGCCGCGGCGGCACCCGGCCACGACCTCGACGAGGTGCTCGTGCTCGCGGCCTCCGCCGAGGGCGATTCCGAGCACCCGCTCGCCAAGGCGATCGTGGCCGAGGCCGCCCACCGCGGACTCGCCGCCCGCGCCGCGCGCGGCTTCGAGGCGTCCGCCGCGATCGGCGTGCGCGCCACGGTCGACGGCCGCGCCGTGCAGGTCGGCGGCCCCGGCATGCTCGAGCGCGACGGGCTCCCGCCGCTCGAGGCATCCATCGCCTGGGCCGAAGCCGGCTCGACGGTGCTGCACGTGCTCGTCGACGGCGAGGTGGCCGGTGCCATCGCGCTCGCCGACGAGGTGCGGCCCGAGTCGAAGGAGGCCGTCGACGCGCTCCACGCGCTCGGCGTGCAGGTCGTGATGATCACGGGCGACGCCGAGCCGGTCGCCCGCACCGTCGCCGCGCAACTCGGCATCGACCGGGTCTACGCGGGCGTGCGCCCCGAAGACAAGGCCGCCAAGGTGCAGGAGCTGCAGCACGAGGGGCTCTCGGTCGCGATGGTCGGCGACGGCGTCAACGACGCGCCCGCGCTCGCGCAGGCCGATGTCGGCATCGCGATCGGCGCCGGCACGGATGTCGCGATCGCCTCGGCCGGCGTCATCCTCGCGTCATCCGACCCGCGTTCGGTCGTCTCGGTCATCGAGCTGTCGCGGGCGAGCTACCGCAAGATGTCGCAGAACCTCTGGTGGGCGGCCGGGTACAACCTCATCTCGGTGCCGCTCGCCGCGGGCGTGCTGGCCCCGATCGGGTTCGTGCTGCCGATGTCGGTCGGCGCGATCCTGATGAGCCTCTCGACGGTCATCGTCGCGGCGAACGCGCAGCTGCTGCGCCGCCTCGACCTGCGGCCCGAGGCCTCGACCCGTGCGGTGCTCGAGCGGGTGCGCTGA
- a CDS encoding YciI family protein, with translation MKYMLIMRSDDAAVEAYENLDFTEVIAAMGAYNESLLKAGVLLAGEGLTDAKEGFVVDFDSTPPVVTDGPYGETKELFNGFWIIQASSAEEAAEWAKRCPLGPGSKLEVRRVTELEDFPQDNEWIQKEAGWRAEAEARTEGTVG, from the coding sequence ATGAAGTACATGCTGATCATGCGGTCCGACGACGCAGCGGTCGAGGCCTACGAGAACCTCGACTTCACCGAGGTCATCGCCGCCATGGGCGCCTACAACGAATCGCTCCTCAAGGCGGGAGTGCTGCTCGCCGGCGAGGGCCTCACCGACGCGAAGGAGGGCTTCGTCGTCGACTTCGACTCGACTCCCCCGGTCGTCACCGACGGCCCCTACGGCGAGACGAAGGAGCTCTTCAACGGCTTCTGGATCATCCAGGCCTCGAGCGCCGAAGAGGCCGCAGAATGGGCCAAGCGCTGCCCGCTCGGCCCCGGCTCGAAGCTCGAGGTGCGCCGCGTCACCGAGCTGGAGGACTTCCCCCAAGACAACGAGTGGATCCAGAAGGAGGCCGGCTGGCGCGCCGAGGCCGAGGCACGCACCGAAGGCACGGTCGGCTGA
- a CDS encoding heavy-metal-associated domain-containing protein — MTLTPDGRTEIALTGGGCACCAVDTAADASAPDSAHRHGDDAALVEASFGVSGMTCGNCVAHVTEELAAIDGVEAVAIDLVAGGVSSVTVRSAAPISGAAIAAAVDEAGYRVAER; from the coding sequence ATGACACTGACCCCTGACGGCAGAACCGAGATCGCACTGACGGGCGGCGGCTGCGCCTGTTGCGCGGTCGACACGGCGGCGGATGCCTCGGCTCCCGATTCGGCGCACCGGCACGGCGACGACGCGGCGCTCGTCGAGGCGAGCTTCGGCGTCTCGGGCATGACCTGCGGCAACTGCGTCGCGCACGTGACCGAAGAACTCGCCGCGATCGATGGCGTCGAGGCGGTCGCGATCGATCTCGTCGCCGGCGGCGTCTCGAGCGTGACGGTGCGCAGTGCCGCTCCGATCTCGGGCGCCGCGATCGCCGCGGCCGTCGACGAAGCCGGGTATCGGGTGGCCGAGCGATGA
- a CDS encoding SixA phosphatase family protein yields the protein MKTLVLMRHAKSSWDTPGLLDHDRPLNERGRREAPRMGRRLGERGIRPDVIVTSTAERARSTAAFVAAALGTEERRVIADERLYSASVDTLLRVVRSLDDRLACAMFVGHNPEMTDLAARLFREAEAMPTAAVAVFRFDVASWSDVRIATHGGRSAAPPVSVTFDAPDRSPLHGR from the coding sequence GTGAAGACACTGGTACTCATGCGCCATGCGAAATCGAGCTGGGACACGCCGGGATTGCTCGACCACGACCGTCCGCTGAACGAGCGCGGCCGGCGCGAGGCACCGCGAATGGGTCGCCGCCTGGGCGAGCGCGGCATCCGCCCCGACGTGATCGTCACGAGCACCGCCGAGCGTGCGCGCTCGACCGCCGCCTTCGTCGCCGCGGCGCTCGGAACCGAGGAGCGGCGCGTCATCGCCGACGAGCGGCTGTACTCGGCATCCGTCGACACGCTGCTCAGGGTCGTGCGCTCGCTCGACGACCGCCTCGCGTGCGCGATGTTCGTGGGGCACAACCCCGAGATGACCGACTTGGCCGCGCGCCTCTTCCGCGAGGCCGAGGCGATGCCGACGGCCGCGGTCGCCGTGTTCCGATTCGACGTGGCCTCCTGGTCAGACGTGCGCATCGCGACGCACGGCGGCCGCAGCGCAGCGCCGCCCGTCAGCGTGACGTTCGACGCTCCCGATCGCTCGCCACTGCACGGCCGGTGA
- a CDS encoding arginase family protein, translated as MGNAALPNDPLWPRAGDWPPLDGLPANERADLALIGVPAFRTSLSPTGAHETPAAIRATLRRYSPTIMADRGRRDDARSLDGLTIVDAGDVAEPDGPEGEARVREAVAAAAGRSTAVIALGGDNSLTLPVALGTWGDRLASAGLITLDAHYDLRDGASNGSPVRRLLEAGLDGRRIVQIGIADFVNSREYADRARDFGITVVHRDELHRRPMAEVFAEALEIAGAGGGPIHVDLDVDVCDRSVAPGCPASVPGGISAHELRQAARAAGGDSRVESVDLAEVDATADAPDGRTVRLAALCVLEVAAGIALR; from the coding sequence ATGGGCAATGCTGCGCTTCCGAATGATCCGCTCTGGCCTCGGGCCGGGGACTGGCCGCCGCTCGACGGGCTCCCCGCGAACGAGCGCGCCGACCTCGCCCTGATCGGCGTGCCGGCCTTTCGCACCTCGCTCTCGCCGACTGGGGCGCACGAGACGCCCGCGGCGATCCGGGCGACGCTTCGGCGCTACAGCCCGACGATCATGGCCGATCGAGGGCGCCGCGACGACGCACGCTCGCTCGACGGGCTGACCATCGTCGACGCGGGCGATGTCGCCGAGCCCGACGGCCCCGAGGGCGAAGCCCGCGTACGTGAGGCCGTCGCTGCGGCGGCCGGACGATCCACGGCCGTCATCGCACTCGGCGGCGACAACTCGCTCACCCTCCCCGTCGCCCTCGGCACCTGGGGCGACCGGCTCGCGAGCGCCGGCCTCATCACGCTCGACGCGCACTACGACCTGCGCGACGGAGCGAGCAACGGCTCTCCCGTGCGGCGGCTGCTCGAGGCCGGGCTCGATGGCCGGCGCATCGTGCAGATCGGCATCGCCGACTTCGTGAACTCGCGCGAGTACGCCGATCGCGCACGCGACTTCGGCATCACGGTCGTGCACCGCGACGAACTGCATCGCCGCCCCATGGCCGAGGTGTTCGCCGAGGCGCTCGAGATCGCCGGCGCCGGTGGCGGCCCGATCCACGTCGACCTCGACGTCGACGTGTGCGACCGCAGCGTGGCGCCCGGGTGCCCGGCATCCGTGCCCGGCGGCATCTCGGCGCACGAGCTTCGGCAGGCGGCCCGAGCCGCAGGAGGCGACTCGCGCGTCGAGTCGGTCGATCTCGCCGAGGTCGACGCCACCGCAGACGCGCCCGACGGGCGTACCGTACGATTGGCTGCACTCTGCGTGTTGGAGGTCGCGGCGGGAATCGCTCTGCGCTGA